One Camelina sativa cultivar DH55 chromosome 3, Cs, whole genome shotgun sequence genomic window carries:
- the LOC104774380 gene encoding LOW QUALITY PROTEIN: ATP synthase gamma chain 2, chloroplastic-like (The sequence of the model RefSeq protein was modified relative to this genomic sequence to represent the inferred CDS: deleted 1 base in 1 codon), producing MTGSISTSWLLLSPSNSKPLSSSDSYSFIATLKPFRYYPFQSLSPNRISSGSPSPSLRIRSGIRELRERIDSVKSTQKITEAMRLVAAARVRRAQDAVIKCRPFTETLVEVLYSINRCAQLEDIDFPLSVVRPVKRVALVVVTGDKGLCGGFNNAVIKKASLRVQELKQRGIDCVVISVGKKGNAYFSRRDEIEVDKCIEGGGVFPTTKEAQVIADDVFSLFVSEEVDKVELVYTKFVSLIKSDPVIHTLLPLSIKGESCDVKGDCVDAMEDEMFRLTSKDGKLAVERTKLEVEKPEMSPLMQFEQDPVQILDAMMPLYLNSQILRALQESLASELASRMNAMSNATDNAVELKKNLTMAYNRARQAKITGELLEIVAGAEALRES from the exons ATGACAGGTTCGATCTCGACCTCTTGGCTCTTGTTGTCTCCTTCGAATTCTAAACCGCTTTCTAGCTCAGACTCGTACTCTTTCATAGCCACCTTGAAACCATTTCGTTATTATCCGTTTCAATCACTGAGCCCAAATCGGATTTCGTCGGGATCTCCGTCTCCCTCACTTCGAATTCGCTCTGGAATCCGGGAGTTACGAGAACGGATCGACAGTGTGAAGAGTACCCAGAAGATAACGGAAGCGATGAGACTGGTGGCGGCTGCTAGAGTTCGTCGAGCTCAAGATGCAGTCATAAAGTGTAGACCTTTCACCGAGACTCTAGTCGAGGTTCTCTACTCTATCAACCGGTGTGCTCAATTGGAAGACATTGATTTCCCTCTTAGTGTTGTTAGACCCGTCAAGAGAGTTGCTTTGGTTGTTGTCACTGGTGATAAAGGATTGTGTGGTGGTTTCAACAACGCTGTCATCAAGAAAGCCAGTTTGAGAGTTCAAGAGTTGAAGCAAAGAGGTATAGACTGTGTTGTGATTAGCGTTGGTAAGAAAGGGAATGCGTATTTTAGCCGGAGAGATGAAATCGAAGTGGATAAATGTATTGAAGGAGGAGGTGTTTTCCCAACGACTAAAGAAGCTCAAGTTATTGCAGATGATGTGTTTTCCCTGTTTGTGAGTGAAGAGGTTGATAAAGTTGAGCTAGTTTACACAAAGTTTGTGTCTTTGATAAAATCTGATCCTGTGATCCACACTCTGTTGCCTTTGTCGATCAAAGGAGAGTCTTGTGATGTGAAAGGAGATTGTGTTGATGCTATGGAGGATGAGATGTTTAGGCTAACGAGCAAAGATGGCAAGTTAGCTGTGGAAAGGACGAAGCTTGAAGTTGAGAAGCCTGAGATGTCACCGTTGATGCAGTTCGAGCAAGACCCTGTTCAGATTCTTGATGCAATGATGCCT TTGTATCTAAACAGTCAGATTTTAAGAGCACTGCAAGAGTCTTTAGCGAGTGAGCTCGCGTCCAGGATGAATGCTATGAGTAATGCTACTGACAATGCGGTTGAATTGAAGAAGAATCTAACCATGGCTTATAATCGAGCAAGACAGGCTAAGATCACTGGGGAGTTGCTTGAGATTGTGGCTGGAGCCGAGGCTCTTCGAGAGTCTTAG